From the Maioricimonas rarisocia genome, one window contains:
- a CDS encoding prefoldin subunit, with protein sequence MTSPTSQPETHAAPARLDQLLAGPMFAASCLFLLLCGTYVHMVQDPQGRFAGIAALCSWGMLALYPLFVAEAATLWWTNRRRWNILLCGLLPPLRIGCRDHSTGRQSWLPCVGWVIPDESLQERVHRSLSLPMLAVALLVLPLLIASLLLSEQMQSHPLLALVLQVAEIIVWFAFTLEFIVMISIVDKKVAYAKEHWLDIAIICLPLIAFLRAARLGRITRLKVVSSTLSKLPRTARIFRLRGAAMRLWRALLLMEVIDRVLRSDPEQRLERLRSQLREKEQELDRLRAKVEELEADVLAESSALAAAAPNVSE encoded by the coding sequence ATGACCAGCCCCACCTCACAACCCGAGACGCATGCGGCGCCAGCACGACTCGATCAGTTGCTGGCCGGGCCGATGTTCGCGGCGAGCTGCCTGTTTCTGCTGTTGTGCGGTACGTACGTCCACATGGTGCAGGATCCCCAGGGGCGTTTCGCCGGCATTGCTGCGCTGTGCAGCTGGGGCATGCTCGCGCTTTATCCGCTGTTTGTGGCGGAAGCAGCGACCCTGTGGTGGACCAACCGTCGCCGCTGGAACATTCTGCTGTGCGGACTTCTGCCGCCGCTGCGGATCGGCTGCCGCGACCATTCGACGGGACGACAGTCATGGCTGCCTTGCGTCGGTTGGGTGATCCCGGACGAGTCGCTGCAGGAGCGGGTCCACCGCAGCCTGAGCCTGCCCATGCTGGCGGTGGCGCTGCTGGTGCTGCCGCTGCTGATCGCCAGCCTGCTGCTGAGCGAACAGATGCAGTCGCATCCGCTGCTGGCCCTGGTGCTGCAGGTGGCCGAGATCATCGTCTGGTTTGCCTTCACGCTCGAGTTCATCGTGATGATCTCGATCGTGGACAAGAAGGTTGCGTACGCCAAGGAACACTGGCTCGACATCGCCATCATCTGTCTGCCGCTGATCGCATTCCTGCGGGCGGCCCGGCTGGGGCGGATAACCCGTCTGAAGGTCGTTTCGTCGACGCTCTCGAAGCTGCCGCGGACGGCCCGGATCTTTCGTCTGCGTGGAGCCGCGATGCGGCTCTGGCGGGCTCTGCTGCTGATGGAGGTGATTGACCGGGTTCTGCGGTCGGATCCTGAGCAGCGGCTCGAACGTCTGCGGAGCCAGTTGCGCGAGAAAGAGCAGGAACTCGACCGACTGCGCGCGAAGGTCGAAGAACTCGAAGCGGACGTGCTCGCGGAATCGAGTGCTCTGGCAGCAGCCGCTCCGAACGTGAGCGAGTGA
- a CDS encoding PhoH family protein — translation MIVESGDLSPKLYVLDTNVILHDSSCIQNFKENDLAIPITVLEELDKFKKGNSEINFHAREFLRQLDDLTGDVLAENGAPLGEGLGSIRVVLGSDPEPRLRSAFLHDSPDHRILSAALLLQRKVPAVRVVLVSKDSNLRLKAKSFGLPAQDYSTDKAESFDTLYTGRRMLTEMPGELIDRFYDNDGQVPLELIPQAGDAVPNENFVLKNGSKSALATYRSAQQTLTRVAKSSAYGITPRNAEQAFALTALMDDDIKLVSLTGKPGSGKTILALAAALECRTRYRQILLSRPTVPLSNRDLGFLPGDVAAKLDPYMQPLFDNLSVIRQEAGEGERSQKIQEMLELQKLEITPLAYIRGRSLQRVFFIVDEAQNLTPHEIKTIITRSGEGTKIVFTGDIRQIDHPWLDSLSNGLTYLINRMVGQPIYAHITLEKSERSPLAELAADLL, via the coding sequence ATGATCGTGGAATCCGGGGACCTCTCCCCCAAGCTGTACGTTCTCGACACCAACGTCATTCTCCACGACTCGTCGTGCATTCAGAATTTCAAAGAGAACGACCTCGCCATACCCATCACTGTCCTCGAAGAACTGGACAAGTTCAAAAAGGGCAACAGCGAGATCAACTTCCACGCCCGGGAGTTTCTGCGACAGCTTGACGATCTGACCGGCGACGTCCTTGCCGAAAACGGTGCACCTCTGGGCGAGGGGCTCGGCTCGATTCGGGTGGTGCTGGGCAGCGACCCGGAGCCGCGGCTGCGGTCGGCCTTTCTGCACGACTCCCCCGATCATCGCATTCTCAGTGCGGCACTTCTGCTGCAGCGTAAGGTTCCCGCCGTCCGCGTCGTTCTGGTCTCGAAGGACTCGAACCTGCGTCTGAAGGCGAAGTCGTTCGGACTCCCCGCACAGGACTACAGCACAGACAAGGCCGAAAGCTTCGATACGTTGTACACAGGGCGGCGGATGCTCACCGAGATGCCGGGCGAACTGATCGACCGCTTCTACGACAACGACGGGCAGGTCCCGCTGGAACTGATTCCCCAGGCGGGCGATGCCGTCCCCAACGAGAATTTCGTACTCAAGAACGGTTCGAAGTCGGCACTGGCAACTTACCGATCGGCACAGCAGACATTGACGCGGGTCGCCAAGTCGAGCGCATACGGCATTACGCCACGGAATGCCGAGCAGGCGTTCGCCCTGACCGCACTGATGGACGACGACATCAAGCTGGTCTCGCTGACCGGCAAGCCCGGTTCGGGCAAGACGATTCTGGCTCTGGCAGCGGCACTGGAGTGCCGGACCCGCTATCGCCAGATCCTGCTCAGCCGTCCCACCGTGCCGCTGAGCAACCGCGACCTCGGCTTTCTGCCCGGGGACGTCGCGGCAAAGCTCGACCCGTACATGCAGCCTCTGTTCGACAATCTGTCGGTCATTCGTCAGGAGGCGGGTGAGGGAGAGCGGTCTCAGAAGATCCAGGAGATGCTCGAACTGCAGAAGCTGGAGATCACTCCGCTCGCCTACATTCGCGGCCGCAGTCTGCAGCGGGTCTTCTTCATCGTCGACGAAGCACAGAACCTGACGCCGCACGAGATCAAGACGATCATCACCCGCTCGGGCGAAGGGACCAAGATTGTCTTTACGGGCGACATCCGGCAGATCGATCACCCGTGGCTCGACTCGCTCTCGAATGGGCTGACGTACCTGATCAACCGCATGGTGGGGCAGCCGATCTACGCCCACATCACGCTCGAGAAGAGCGAGCGTTCGCCGCTGGCCGAACTGGCCGCGGATCTGCTGTGA
- the purM gene encoding phosphoribosylformylglycinamidine cyclo-ligase — protein sequence MSSLSYKDAGVDLDQYAEAMDRLPALMRQTHSPRVMPLAGGFAGLFQLQGAGHDYEDPVLVSGTDGVGTKLKVAIQAKRFDTVGIDLVAMCVNDCLCLGAEPLFFLDYLALDRDDPERIAALVKGVTDGCLQAGAALLGGETAIMPGVYAEGDFDMAGFCVGVVEKKDILDGSQVQAGDVLLGIPSSGLHSNGYSLVRKIVFEHAGLKIDETVQELDATVGEVLLTPTRIYADIVSTVRKDADLRSQVTAIAHITGGGLAENLGRVMPEGVRAQIQLGSWKVPPVFGWLAGLGNVAEEEMLRVFNMGIGLVLAVRPAAVDAVRSAVGADAVVLGTAVAGETGAEYLPA from the coding sequence ATGTCGTCGCTCTCCTACAAGGACGCCGGGGTCGACCTCGACCAGTATGCCGAGGCCATGGACCGCCTCCCCGCCCTGATGCGACAGACACACTCGCCACGGGTGATGCCGCTGGCCGGCGGGTTTGCCGGTCTGTTCCAGCTGCAGGGAGCCGGACACGACTACGAAGACCCGGTGCTCGTCTCGGGGACGGACGGCGTCGGCACCAAGCTGAAGGTGGCGATTCAGGCGAAGCGGTTCGACACGGTCGGCATCGATCTGGTGGCGATGTGCGTCAACGACTGCCTCTGTCTGGGAGCCGAGCCGCTCTTCTTTCTCGATTACCTCGCTCTCGATCGGGATGACCCGGAACGAATTGCGGCGCTGGTGAAGGGGGTGACCGACGGCTGCCTGCAGGCCGGTGCGGCATTGCTTGGCGGCGAAACCGCCATTATGCCCGGCGTGTATGCCGAGGGCGATTTCGACATGGCCGGCTTCTGCGTCGGCGTCGTCGAGAAGAAGGACATCCTGGACGGTTCGCAGGTCCAGGCCGGCGACGTCCTGCTGGGCATTCCCTCCAGCGGACTGCACTCCAACGGCTACAGTCTCGTGCGCAAGATCGTCTTCGAGCATGCCGGTCTGAAGATCGACGAGACGGTGCAGGAACTGGATGCCACTGTCGGCGAGGTCCTGCTTACGCCGACCCGGATCTACGCAGACATCGTCTCGACGGTGAGGAAGGATGCGGATCTGCGCAGCCAGGTGACGGCCATCGCGCACATTACAGGGGGCGGCCTGGCCGAGAACCTCGGACGCGTCATGCCGGAAGGAGTGCGCGCACAGATTCAGCTTGGCTCCTGGAAGGTGCCGCCGGTGTTTGGCTGGCTGGCCGGTCTGGGGAATGTCGCTGAGGAGGAAATGCTCCGCGTGTTCAATATGGGGATCGGCCTCGTGCTGGCCGTTCGTCCCGCAGCCGTTGACGCCGTTCGCAGTGCCGTCGGAGCCGACGCCGTGGTGCTCGGCACTGCCGTGGCAGGGGAAACGGGGGCCGAATACCTGCCTGCATGA